The Astyanax mexicanus isolate ESR-SI-001 chromosome 8, AstMex3_surface, whole genome shotgun sequence sequence CAACAAAACTTTACAACTGGTGTTTTtaacaaagagaaataaaaagatccTCAATCCCAACAAAAGTCACATGATTCATAGCATCAGGACTTTATGAGTGCCCATTTCATCAGTACTGATCCGCAAAGATTTGAagagtgatacggtttctctccggtgtgaatgcgctggtgaatttggAGGATGCTCAGCTGATTGATAGATtttggaccacatatgaaagtgactcaaatctgatataaaaaatatttggatttggaacattcacacagccatgaaaaaatcagatttgagtcacttcagcctggtaatgtgaacgtagcctttaaTGCAGCGTGTGAATGATTGTGCTCTGAGCTTTTTTAACACTTGATCACTACTAAGTGAAGTCGCTGGTGCCGCCGGAGAGCCGTCTGGAAGgtgaagctcttcccgcactctgagcactcgtacggtttctctccggtgtgaactcTCTGGTGCATCGTGAGATTCCCCTGCTGAgtgaagctcttcccacagtctgaacactgatacggtttctctccggtgtgaatccgctggtgtttttggagattaGCCtgctgagtaaaactcttcccacagtctaaacAGGGAAACGGTCtctctccggtgtgaacgcgctggtgcgCTCGGAAATAACCCCGTTCATTAAACCTCTTCCCGCACTCCGAGCACTTgtagggtttctctccagtgtgaattcgcCGGTGGGATTTAAAATGACTAAGATGACCAAAGCTCTTActgcagtctgaacagtgatacggtttctctccagtgtgaatgcgctggtgaactTTGAGAGAACTCTTTTgaataaaactctttccacagtctgaacagcagTGAGGTTTTTCTCTGTTGGACATGTTGACGGGTTTTTCAGTACTGGAGGTTTGAGACTCCGTGTTCTCATGATCCATATCTCCTAATCTGAGTCCGGTGTTATTTTTGTGGAAGTGGATTAAAGATCAgatgatttaattatttaaaatcagTGGTGGCTCAGCGGTGAGAGCACTCCAGGGACGGGTTTCTTTTCTCGTCAGTACGGGTACATTCCTttctgaaaaagagaaaagacattAAAAGTGTTTGCAGTTTACAGGAAACGGGTTCACACTGCAGATTATCAGATTTATTACACCACATTCCACAGACGAAGAGAagactgatttttgtttttgtgcatcactatccatccattcatgcatCAGTTAAAGTCTGTTGATCTGTGCTTTAATGGATGCACCGTCACGACAGCCAACCATCCAGTAATAAAACCCAACAAAACTTTACAACTGGTGTTTTTAACaaagagaaaatgaaaagattttcCATTCCCAACAAAAGTCTTGTCGTTCATAGCATTTGGACACTGTGAGTGCCCATTTCATCAGTACTGAGGGAAGTTGAAGATTAAAGATTTGAAG is a genomic window containing:
- the LOC125803907 gene encoding zinc finger protein 79-like — its product is MDHENTESQTSSTEKPVNMSNREKPHCCSDCGKSFIQKSSLKVHQRIHTGEKPYHCSDCSKSFGHLSHFKSHRRIHTGEKPYKCSECGKRFNERGYFRAHQRVHTGERPFPCLDCGKSFTQQANLQKHQRIHTGEKPYQCSDCGKSFTQQGNLTMHQRVHTGEKPYECSECGKSFTFQTALRRHQRLHLVVIKC